The nucleotide window TTCCTTCTATTTCTTTGACAAAAAATTCATAGAGCGGTTCGATCTGATCAAAGACAAGAGGAACAACATTTGATGAGTAGTTTATAAGATTCATATTATTGTCGATGTAGAGGATCGGTGTCATTTGAATAGTCCCATAATGCTCTTCGAGTAACTCGTTAATGGTCTTATAACCGATCATCACTTGTTTGGTTGGTTCATCAATCGAACGCACCTTCAACTCAGAAGGCTGGCTCTCACTATTCGAATAGATAATCGTTTTTTCAGTTTCCTTATCCTCTGAGGGATAAAGATTTTCATGGAGAAACGGGAACTCCCTAGCTTTCTCTTTCGAAATTCCATATAGGATTTTCCCTTTCCAATTTTTCGTATTGATAAGGTAAATTCCTGTCTTCATCACAATCAGGTGATCGATTTTTGTCGACTGCACCTCTCGATCAGCTGTTTTATATGGAATGAACACATTGGCCATCATCAACATCTGCAACGAGTCGATTTTTCCATTCGAAACAAGTTTTTTCTTAAGGTCAGTCAATATTTTATGCGTGTGGATTTCACTCGAGCTTCGAGAGAATTTTTCAACACTATGGATGTATTCCTTAAAGTCACTGATCTTCATCTCATAACTTTCCTTGACATTCTCAACCTCTGATTCCTTCTCTTTTTTTAAATTATCTTTTATCTCTGCAATGCTGGCAGTCGCTTTCATTTGATATTCTTCCATCATTTCGTCGTAATCCCTATGTTTCTTCTTCACAAACAGTAATAATCCAATTACGACACAAATCAAAACGAGAATGATAGCAATAAAGAAAATAGTCTCCATTTAAACCTCTCCATTTGTCTTTTTATTATAAACTTCGAGAATACCTTTAAAGCTTAGTTCGTATCCATTCATATTAATGAATTTACATAGCATCCATGTGAAAAACCAATAAAGAAAACCTGGTAAAGCCAAGCCTTAGGCGATGGCTGGACTTTAGTTGAACTTATATTGAAGAATGTATATTATACTTTCTTTCAATGTAAAAAAGCCCCTCCCTGAAAATGGTTGAGACCTTTGTCCTTTGTCAAAATGACATGTTTTATAGCGATTTTCATTACCATGCTGGTGGGTTCGTTTAATAATCAATACTAAGGCTTTCTATTACATTTTTTATCTTTTCTAATTCAAACTCTGAATGAAGCTTATTTCCTTCTTTTAATTGTTTCAAAAAGAATTGATAAAGTTTTGGTTTATCGTCAAACACATAAGGGGATTTAGAGTGTGAATAATTAACAAAATTGTTTTCATGATGATCAAAATAAAGGATAGGTATAGTTGAAAAATGACCTAGTTGTTTTTCAAGCAATTGATTGAGAGCAGCAGCTCCTGTCATAACATGCTTTTTCGGATCATCAACTGGGATCACATTTAATCCATTTATATTCTCCCTTTCTTTCCTAAGTACAATGGTTTTTTCACTCTGAACTTCCTCGAATGGAAAAAGATTATCGAGAATGAGTGAGAATTCTTTTGCTTTTCCTTTTGTTACACCATACAATACATCCCCAGTAAATTCATTTGTATCAATGATGTAAACTCCGGTCCTCATTATTACAATATGATCGATTTTTACAGGGTATATTTCTCCGCTAGTTGTCTTATTTGGCAAAAAAACATTAGACAAGATTTTCATTTGCGCAGATTTGATTACATAATCAGCAACCAATTCTCTCTTAATTTCGGTCAATATATTATGTGTATTCGCTTCACTTGTCGTTCTAGAGAGCTTTTCTATGGTGTGAACATATTTCTTATATTCTTTTATTTTGCTTTCATAACTTTCCTTGATCTTATCTGCCACCTTTTCTTTCTCTTGCAAAAGATCATTTTCAACTTTAGTAAGACTTGCGACTGCTTCTGTTTGAAACTCATCAATCATTTCATCATAATCTACATGTTTTTTCTTAATAAACACGAGCAGCCCGAAGATAATACACATCAGTACTAGAATTACTCCAAGAAAAATTAGCGTATCCATAGCAAAACCCTTCCCCTATTGATTTCTTTTATAGATTTCGTGGTCTCCTTGTTTGATTAGGTTCGTCTTAAGGAGATTGGTTTGTATTTACATGGAAGCATTTTGATAAAGATGGATCTTGAGGAAGCCAAGACAAAAAGAGGGGATGATCCCCCCTTTACTGGGTTATAAATCAAGTTCCAAATGCTCCTGCAGATCATCAGTAACTTTTCGAAGCTTTTTCTTATCAGGTATATAATAATAGGTACCTTTTATTTTTTTGTCCGCTCCGTCCATTTTGTGCTGCTCTATATTTTCACGAGCACCTTTATAATTCGATTGGACCTTCCACATATCATTGAATGTCATATTCGTTTTGACATTATGTTCGACAATTTTTACGATTTCACCGAATTTCGTTACAGAAGATATATTCGCTCCTTTATCAATTACTGCTTCAATCACTTGACGTTGACGGATTTGCCGGCCGAAGTCACCACGTGGATCTTGCTTCCTCATCCGTGCATATATCAACGCTTCTTCACCGGTCAAACTTAATTGGCCTTTTGGAAAATGCATCTTTTTATAGGTGAAAGTTGAATGATTAGTATTGAAATCTAAGTCATTATCAACTTCGATGCCACCAACTGCATCAACGATTTGTACAAAGCTTTTCATATTGACCTTCACATAATAATCCACCGGAACATCTAAGAGATTTTCAACAGAGGCAATCGTCATCGCTGCCCCTCCAACATGATAAGCGGAGTTGATTTTATCTTCAGCACCTTTTACCTTGGTGTAGGTATCACGCGGGATACTTACCATGTGCGTTGATTTAGAATGAGGATTTATGGTCAATAGTATCAACGAATCCGATCGCCCTCGCTTTTCACCAGCTGCTTTGTCGATCCCCATAACGAGTATGGAAATCGGATCACCTTTCTTGAGATTGATCTGTTCATGGTGTTCTTCGAATTTGGGATTTCTTTCGATATCGATATCTTCATGTATACTTGATGAAGTAGACGTCAGGAATTGCCATGCAAAACTTCCTGCTCCCAAAATCACTACAGTACTGAACGTTAATATAAATAGAATCATTTTCTTAAACATTAATTCTCTCACCCGCTAAAAAACTCATGCTGCATGCCTAGAGTCAGTATGATAATTCCGCCCTGTCCGCTTAACTTTGTTCCACTTTCTGTTAAAGAAATAAGATATACTACCATACATTACAAAATACATCGTTACAAAACGATAAACAAAAATATCAAAAATAAGCGCCGATATTAAACGGAAACTATCTTTCCATTCAAATGAAAACCCGTAATGTCTTCCAATCGCAATGGCTACCAGATCGTATACTAAACCAAAGACAAAGAGCCAAAATAAATAAAAAAACACGTAGTTCAAATAAGCGTTTTGAGGATCGTGTAACATGTTCATAATCATTATGCCTGTCATTACGAAAGAAGCAAGGGTTCCAACCAGGAACGTTTCGAAAATATAAAAGAAAGATACGGCTCTAGTAAATAACGTCTTTCTAAAGAATGAATGGAAATGAACAACGCAATCGATATATGCTTTTTGCCAACGTAAACGTTGCTTGGTCAAATCTCTCCATGTCTCGGGTAATTCAGTATAACCGACTGCATCTGCTATAAAACTGATCCTCAAATTTTTATGCTTCGCCATATATCTATGGATCCGCAGGGTGATGTCAATGTCTTCACCTATAGTTTTTCGATAACCGCCTACGTCTACTAAAACCTGCTTTCTAAAAATACCAAACGCTCCTGATATGACTGCCAATGCTTTAAAACGGACAAGGGAAAGTTTTGAGATATAGAATGCTTTTAAGAAATCCAAAACCTGGACACGTACCAGCATATTTGCAAAACGTAAAGACAAGCGGTGCAATGGTTTATCCGTTTTCGTCTGTAAAACGTGGACCATCCCGCCTGCTGCAACTACACCCTCATCCTTCATCACATCATTGACAGCAGATAATGCATTATCGGCCAGAATCGTATCTGCATCTAATGTAATGATGACATTGTTACTGGCATATTCTATTCCTGCATTCAAGGCATCAGCTTTTCCGCCATTCAGCTTGTCGATTACATAGATATTAGGGTACAGTTCTGACTGATAAGTTCCATCGACCCTCTCATGAGAGAGCTTACTAATTGAAGTCATCGGGCACGGTTTCAACTGTAGGAATTCTTTCATATTTGCACTTGTATCGTCTGTTGAACCGTCATTAATGTAAATGACTTCAAAGTGAGAATAAGATAATTCTTTCATACTCTCTATTGAAGTCTTTAGAATTCCTGTTTCGTTGTAGCAGGGAACCAATATACTTATTCCCTTTTCATCTTCATATCCATGTTCAATCATCCATTTTTTCAGCTTAGGATCTCGTTGGACCCTTTCGTTATGTTCACGAAACCAGGGTAAACAATGATATAAATGTAAAATCGGAAAGGTTACACTTAATAAGAAAAATAATGCGATAATTATTTCCAAAAAAGACACTCCTTAAGGCAAAAACACAAATAGAAACTATTCTATCCTAATAATAGTTCCTAAAAGAATGAATATTTTCGTGGGTAATTTGTCGAAAGAATGCGAAACACCTATACCAAACAAACACTTTCATAGTAAAAACGTATTAAATAATAACTTAAAAATGGAAAGATAACTTTCGAGAGGTTCTTTGAAGATAAGGTCGTATTAAATATTAAAAACCCAATCCGTCGCTTGGATTGGGGACTTTTACATGAGGTTTTCAAATTTTATCAAAATGGATGATTAGAGACAAAACAATAAACCCGAGGACAATCTTAATGGCACCATAAATAGGAAAATAAATTTTGATACCATAATCAGGAATTGAAAAAATCGTATTTGCTACAATGTTCTTCTTGATGCTCTCAATATTGCAATCCTCATCTAAAGCTCGCGCACGCAGCTG belongs to Alkalihalobacillus sp. TS-13 and includes:
- a CDS encoding nuclease-related domain-containing protein, which encodes METIFFIAIILVLICVVIGLLLFVKKKHRDYDEMMEEYQMKATASIAEIKDNLKKEKESEVENVKESYEMKISDFKEYIHSVEKFSRSSSEIHTHKILTDLKKKLVSNGKIDSLQMLMMANVFIPYKTADREVQSTKIDHLIVMKTGIYLINTKNWKGKILYGISKEKAREFPFLHENLYPSEDKETEKTIIYSNSESQPSELKVRSIDEPTKQVMIGYKTINELLEEHYGTIQMTPILYIDNNMNLINYSSNVVPLVFDQIEPLYEFFVKEIEGRADLYSVAEIEEIKNFIENVHITT
- a CDS encoding nuclease-related domain-containing protein; this translates as MFIKKKHVDYDEMIDEFQTEAVASLTKVENDLLQEKEKVADKIKESYESKIKEYKKYVHTIEKLSRTTSEANTHNILTEIKRELVADYVIKSAQMKILSNVFLPNKTTSGEIYPVKIDHIVIMRTGVYIIDTNEFTGDVLYGVTKGKAKEFSLILDNLFPFEEVQSEKTIVLRKERENINGLNVIPVDDPKKHVMTGAAALNQLLEKQLGHFSTIPILYFDHHENNFVNYSHSKSPYVFDDKPKLYQFFLKQLKEGNKLHSEFELEKIKNVIESLSIDY
- a CDS encoding LCP family protein; the encoded protein is MFKKMILFILTFSTVVILGAGSFAWQFLTSTSSSIHEDIDIERNPKFEEHHEQINLKKGDPISILVMGIDKAAGEKRGRSDSLILLTINPHSKSTHMVSIPRDTYTKVKGAEDKINSAYHVGGAAMTIASVENLLDVPVDYYVKVNMKSFVQIVDAVGGIEVDNDLDFNTNHSTFTYKKMHFPKGQLSLTGEEALIYARMRKQDPRGDFGRQIRQRQVIEAVIDKGANISSVTKFGEIVKIVEHNVKTNMTFNDMWKVQSNYKGARENIEQHKMDGADKKIKGTYYYIPDKKKLRKVTDDLQEHLELDL
- a CDS encoding glycosyltransferase, which translates into the protein MEIIIALFFLLSVTFPILHLYHCLPWFREHNERVQRDPKLKKWMIEHGYEDEKGISILVPCYNETGILKTSIESMKELSYSHFEVIYINDGSTDDTSANMKEFLQLKPCPMTSISKLSHERVDGTYQSELYPNIYVIDKLNGGKADALNAGIEYASNNVIITLDADTILADNALSAVNDVMKDEGVVAAGGMVHVLQTKTDKPLHRLSLRFANMLVRVQVLDFLKAFYISKLSLVRFKALAVISGAFGIFRKQVLVDVGGYRKTIGEDIDITLRIHRYMAKHKNLRISFIADAVGYTELPETWRDLTKQRLRWQKAYIDCVVHFHSFFRKTLFTRAVSFFYIFETFLVGTLASFVMTGIMIMNMLHDPQNAYLNYVFFYLFWLFVFGLVYDLVAIAIGRHYGFSFEWKDSFRLISALIFDIFVYRFVTMYFVMYGSISYFFNRKWNKVKRTGRNYHTDSRHAA